A window from Schistosoma haematobium chromosome 1, whole genome shotgun sequence encodes these proteins:
- a CDS encoding hypothetical protein (EggNog:ENOG410V48K~COG:S): protein MQLKDRCLVVIALITGRNFPNRPTYHLVCEAKFNNEVLSTDPVEHNEEPQFEQELAWDLDKTSLKQHRLQRSALKVTVSAVDSQSPVKEPIGFFMLDLRSCSTEKVYKWYRILHSKYKSSPAVFASIYLDIEGQELVPNPKIKTGLAMSLSEADLIPRVYNSEEDNQHFSVPTTTANIQSTNITWYTIGPRRLAKEYFMLTFQFEEAFKLESLIPIEQSLCSGEHIGGFHFTCELFGITIYSNQFSQLMQVKFNSIEQTFYIKSTVDILRIYFVHITPLVIKFCFGSHVLAHATVPVEQLIPFNDHILQNTAVLNRSFDLISEESDQQLKEYQSKHTEDKPRVNINITLRRYPDKNAIQQRSTMTNNNNSSRRLRNMTDSLNHISSLNLDPYADVNTMSSNVNENYDQFVTSLPEGKTLKQSSRTLERDDYLCPSKLLNVYQSMDGTPDWHRYCYTIELRSVKNIQGFDHELQLYARYVYPLFGSGAPVMTLPPIAVARNQEVILPHGFCAFEFAASPEELKTRLNDNPLKVEFFDRSQGTLATDSFIGYSLIPLVSVFESSIVKATKESSTLVRRINDSVDMLAEQSNTNELKVVGQLVYSLQLEDFGAHNVDSNASVLDMTKGLVHQINDEIKSEPSDIRSTREYQVAIELELWRAAEEAKFTAQLKKREQTLMATLAEEWHKRDSQREIICRKKLSEYQALEEKLRNTLIELATRERQLTAGEAELVRLKQENARELEVRRKELNQQSQVQIRDLESQMKLEKKNSEHWKSQIVEWRSKYASLEEENNSLRSEINGRLKKSVDNKASNETPSINNEVARLTAELAVARATLSETECRLVEVERGRARYRQLWTKSLHELAKVKQEADEATRISLAQKEAELEQIKSYYLNVDEKRPTSQDLKEPTDGNLERSKMNEEMTTEINVSDVKSVVDEKIEAQITRLIEERDGLLNTGVYENSDSLIVDLDRQIRYLLGKI from the exons GTCGTAACTTTCCTAATCGACCTACATATCATTTAGTATGTGAAGCCAAATTCAATAATGAAGTTTTATCAACTGATCCAGttgaacataatgaagaacCCCAATTTGAACAGGAACTTGCTTGGGATTTAGATAAAACAAGTTTAAAACAACATCGTTTACAACGGAGCGCATTGAAAGTGACGGTATCCGCTGTTGACAGCCAATCACCAGTTAAAGAACCAATTGGATTTTTCATGTTAGATTTACGTTCATGTTCTACTGAAAAA GTCTACAAATGGTATCGAATTCTGCATAGTAAATATAAAAGCAGTCCAGCTGTATTTGCTTCAATTTATTTAGATATTGAAGGACAAGAACTTGTTCCCAATCCAAAAATCAAAACAG GTTTGGCGATGAGCCTATCAGAAGCTGATTTAATACCTCGTGTTTATAATTCAGAAGAAGACAATCAACACTTTTCAGTACCTACAACAACGGCAAATATACAATCAACAAATATCACTTGGTATACAATTGGTCCAAGGCGTTTAGCAAAAGAATATTTTATGTTAACTTTTCAGTTTGAAGAAGCTTTTAAATTAGAATCATTAATTCCAATTGAACAAAGTTTATGTTCAGGTGAACATATTGGTGGATTTCATTTTACATGTGAACTATTTGGTATTACAATTTACTCTAATCAATTCAGTCAATTAATGCAAGTGAAATTCAATTCAATCGAACAAACTTTCTATATTAA ATCAACAGTTGATATTCTACGTATTTATTTTGTGCATATTACTCCATTAGTGATCAAATTTTGTTTTGGAAGTCATGTATTAGCACATGCAACTGTTCCAGTAGAACAACTAATACCGTTCAATGATCATATACTACAGAATACTGCTGTATTAAATAGAAGTTTTGAC CTTATATCCGAAGAATCTGACCAACAATTAAAAGAATATCAAAGTAAGCATACTGAAGATAAACCACGTGTCAATATAAACATAACACTTCGACGATATCCTGATAAAAATGCAATACAACAACGATCGACCatgacaaataataataatagtagcagAAGATTGCGCAATATGACAGATTCATTGAATCATATTTCTTCACTGAATCTCGATCCATATGCAGATGTAAATACAATGAGTTCGaatgtaaatgaaaattatg ATCAGTTTGTAACTTCGTTACCGGAG GGAAAAACACTTAAACAATCCAGTAGAACACTTGAACGTGATGACTATTTATGTCCATCAAAACTGCTGAACGTTTATCAGTCAATGGATGGTACACCCGATTGGCATCGTTATTGTTACACTATTGAACTAAGAAGTGTAAAAAATATTCAAGGTTTCGACCATGAGTTACAACTTTACGCCAG ATATGTATATCCATTGTTTGGAAGTGGAGCCCCAGTTATGACACTTCCACCGATTGCCGTAGCCAGAAATCAAGAGGTTATTCTTCCGCATGGGTTTTGTGCTTTCGAGTTTGCTGCATCGCCTGAAGAA TTAAAAACTCGTCTTAATGACAATCCATTGAAAGTGGAATTTTTCGATCGATCACAAGGTACTTTAGCAACAGATTCCTTCATTGGATATTCCCTTATACCTTTAGTATCAGTCTTTGAATCATCAATTGTTAAAG CCACAAAAGAATCGTCTACTTTAGTCAGACGTATAAATGATAGTGTTGACATGTTAGCTGAACAAagcaatacaaatgaattaaaagttgTTGGACAACTTGTCTATTCATTACAGTTAGAAGATTTCGGTGCACATAATGTAGATAGTAATGCATCTGTATTGGATATGACAAAGGGATTAGTTCATCAAATAAATGATGAAATCAAG TCTGAACCATCAGATATACGATCAACCCGTGAATATCAAGTGGCTATTGAGTTGGAACTGTGGCGTGCAGCAGAAGAAGCCAAATTTACTGCTCAATTAAAGAAACGAGAACAGACACTGATGGCTACACTTGCTGAAGAATGGCATAAAAGAGATAGTCAACGCGAAATTATATGTCGTAAAAAG CTTTCTGAATATCAAGCTCTGGAGGAAAAATTGCGCAATACACTCATTGAACTTGCTACTAGAGAGCGTCAGCTAACCGCAGGTGAGGCAGAATTGGTACGCCTGAAACAAGAAAATGCAAGGGAATTGGAAGTTAGACGCAAAGAATTGAATCAACAGTCTCAAGTTCAGATTCGTGATCTAGAGAGTCAGATGAAATTGGAGAAAAAAAACTCTGAGCATTGGAAGTCACAA ATAGTTGAATGGCGAAGTAAGTATGCTTCTCTGGAGGAAGAGAATAACAGTCTAAGAAGTGAAATAAACGGCAGATTGAAAAAGTCGGTAGATAACAAAGCGTCTAACGAAACACCTTCAATAAACAATGAAGTAGCCCGACTGACTGCAGAATTAGCAGTTGCTCGGGCTACACTGTCCGAAACAGAATGCCGTTTAGTTGAAGTAGAACGTGGTCGAGCAAGATATCGTCAGTTATGGACGAAATCTCTGCATGAACTAGCCAAGGTAAAACAAGAAGCAGATGAAGCTACTCGAATTTCACTGGCACAAAAAGAAGCAGAACTTGAACAAATAAAGTCTTACTACTTAAATGTTGATGAAAAACGACCAACTAGCCAAGATTTAAAAGAACCGACAGATGGTAACTTGGAACG aTCCAAAATGAATGAGGAAATGACTACTGAAATAAACGTTTCTGATGTAAAGTCTGTGGTGG